Proteins encoded by one window of Rhodospirillales bacterium RIFCSPLOWO2_02_FULL_58_16:
- a CDS encoding phospho-N-acetylmuramoyl-pentapeptide-transferase: MLFNFLYPLADQISGLNVFRYLTFRTGGAVITALIVSFMFGPMVINMLRNRQAGGQPIREDGPETHLLTKKGTPTMGGFLILLALTVATLLWADLTNGYVWAALGVTVAYGVIGFIDDYLKVIRRNSRGLPGRLKLALQAGVALAATLWIIKMMPPGLGAVLTVPFFKELLLDLGWMFIAFAVLVMVGASNAVNLTDGLDGLAIGPVMIAAGVFALIAYLVGNSVFAGYLQLRHVPGSGELTVFCGALVGAGMGFLWFNAPPAKVFMGDTGSLSLGGALGVVSVITKHELVLAIVGGLFVLETVSVIVQVASFKLTGKRVFRMAPLHHHFEKKGWAESTIVIRFWIIAAILALAGLSTLKLR; this comes from the coding sequence ATGCTGTTCAACTTCCTCTATCCCCTGGCCGATCAGATATCCGGACTGAACGTCTTTCGCTATCTCACTTTCCGCACCGGCGGCGCGGTGATTACCGCGCTTATCGTCAGTTTCATGTTCGGCCCGATGGTCATCAACATGCTGCGCAACCGCCAGGCCGGAGGGCAACCCATCCGCGAGGACGGCCCCGAGACGCACCTGCTGACCAAGAAAGGAACGCCGACCATGGGCGGGTTCCTGATTCTGCTGGCGTTGACCGTGGCGACATTGCTGTGGGCGGACCTCACCAACGGCTATGTGTGGGCGGCCCTGGGCGTCACCGTCGCCTATGGGGTCATCGGCTTCATCGACGACTATCTGAAGGTGATCCGCCGCAACAGCAGGGGATTGCCGGGCAGATTGAAACTGGCGCTTCAGGCGGGCGTCGCCCTCGCCGCGACCCTGTGGATCATCAAGATGATGCCGCCGGGCCTGGGCGCCGTCCTCACCGTGCCTTTCTTCAAGGAACTGCTGCTCGATCTCGGATGGATGTTCATCGCCTTCGCCGTGCTGGTGATGGTCGGCGCCTCAAACGCCGTCAATCTCACCGACGGCCTTGACGGTTTGGCCATCGGGCCGGTGATGATCGCCGCCGGCGTCTTCGCCCTGATCGCCTATCTGGTCGGCAATTCGGTCTTCGCCGGCTATCTGCAACTGCGGCATGTGCCGGGCAGCGGCGAGTTGACCGTGTTCTGCGGCGCCCTGGTCGGCGCCGGAATGGGTTTCCTGTGGTTCAACGCGCCTCCGGCCAAGGTGTTCATGGGCGACACCGGCTCGCTGTCGCTGGGCGGAGCGCTCGGCGTGGTCAGCGTCATCACCAAGCACGAGCTGGTCCTGGCCATCGTCGGCGGCCTGTTCGTGCTGGAAACGGTCTCGGTGATCGTCCAGGTGGCCTCGTTCAAGCTGACCGGCAAGCGGGTCTTCCGCATGGCGCCGCTGCACCACCACTTTGAAAAGAAGGGTTGGGCCGAATCCACCATCGTTATACGGTTCTGGATCATCGCCGCCATCCTGGCGCTGGCCGGCCTGTCCACGTTGAAGCTGAGGTGA
- a CDS encoding UDP-N-acetylmuramoylalanine--D-glutamate ligase produces the protein MIDNLPFADKTVAVLGLGRSGLAAAQALTAGDADVWAWDDNEEVRVRAEEAGVPLVDLKTCDWDRPKALVLSPGIPHTLPRPHPVVNLARAASCVIISDIELLLKAQPDAAYIGITGTNGKSTTTALLGHILHAAGREAEIGGNLGVPALELKPLGAAGIYVLEMSSYQLELTPSLKVEVAVLINISPDHLDRHGSMEGYIAVKESVFRHSAVAVIGIDDDHSRAIFERLKQNKERRVIPVSGSEIAAGGVYVIDGELYDDTEGAAAPVLSLKNISTLVGAHNRQNAAAAYAAARSVGVAPLTIAAAMRSYPGLAHRQEMIAAIDGVTYINDSKATNPDAAAKALSCYNAIYWIAGGRPKEGGLEVLEEHFDRLRHAFLIGEAQDVFAEAFAGKVALTKSGDLAAAVRQAREAALAERLENPVVLLSPACSSFDQFRNFEERGDAFRRLVLS, from the coding sequence ATGATCGACAATCTTCCCTTCGCCGATAAAACCGTCGCCGTTCTCGGCCTGGGCCGCTCCGGTCTGGCCGCCGCGCAGGCGCTGACGGCCGGCGACGCCGATGTGTGGGCGTGGGATGACAACGAGGAAGTCCGCGTCCGCGCCGAAGAGGCCGGCGTGCCGCTGGTTGACCTCAAGACCTGCGATTGGGACCGTCCGAAGGCGCTGGTGCTGAGTCCCGGCATTCCTCACACCCTGCCCAGGCCCCATCCGGTGGTTAATCTGGCGCGCGCCGCTTCATGCGTGATCATCAGCGACATCGAACTGCTGCTCAAGGCGCAACCGGACGCCGCCTACATCGGCATTACCGGCACCAACGGCAAATCGACCACCACGGCGCTGCTCGGACATATCCTTCACGCCGCCGGCCGCGAGGCGGAAATCGGCGGCAACCTGGGCGTTCCGGCGCTGGAGCTTAAGCCGCTCGGCGCCGCCGGCATCTATGTGCTGGAGATGTCATCCTATCAACTGGAATTGACGCCGTCGCTGAAGGTCGAAGTGGCGGTGCTGATCAACATCAGCCCCGACCATCTGGATCGTCACGGCTCCATGGAAGGCTACATCGCCGTCAAGGAGTCCGTCTTCCGGCATTCCGCCGTCGCCGTCATCGGCATTGATGACGATCACAGCCGCGCCATCTTCGAGCGCCTGAAGCAAAACAAGGAGCGAAGGGTGATCCCGGTTTCCGGCTCCGAAATCGCCGCCGGCGGCGTCTATGTCATCGACGGCGAACTTTACGACGATACGGAGGGCGCGGCGGCGCCGGTGTTGAGCCTGAAAAACATTTCGACCCTTGTCGGCGCCCATAATCGGCAAAACGCCGCCGCCGCCTACGCCGCCGCCAGGTCTGTCGGCGTTGCTCCGTTGACGATAGCCGCCGCCATGCGCAGCTATCCGGGTCTGGCGCATCGTCAGGAGATGATCGCCGCCATCGACGGCGTGACCTACATCAACGACAGCAAGGCCACCAATCCCGACGCCGCCGCCAAGGCGCTGTCTTGCTATAACGCCATCTACTGGATCGCCGGCGGTCGCCCCAAGGAGGGCGGGCTGGAGGTTCTTGAGGAACATTTCGACCGCCTTCGCCATGCCTTCCTCATCGGCGAGGCGCAGGATGTCTTCGCCGAGGCCTTCGCCGGCAAGGTGGCGCTTACCAAGTCGGGAGATCTGGCCGCCGCCGTAAGACAAGCCCGCGAAGCGGCGCTGGCCGAGCGCCTTGAAAACCCGGTCGTGTTGCTGTCGCCGGCCTGTTCTTCGTTTGACCAGTTCAGGAACTTCGAGGAGCGGGGCGACGCCTTCCGCCGGTTGGTGTTGTCATGA
- a CDS encoding cell division protein FtsW produces MSIMARTDRSIIGRWWWTVDRWLLASLAVITAVGAVLTLAASPAVAVRIGYDPFYFAHRQFVFLPVAMLLMLAVSMLSLQGIRRLAVVCLAVSIMIMVATIFVGEEIKGAVRWIRLGGFSLQPSEFVKPGLVVVAAWMFAERRLDERFPGYALSGGLFALVAGLLIMQPDVGMTIIVSAVWGMQFFLAGLPLILVMAIAMLFIGGGVGAYFTFSHVRDRIDRFLDPSGEDGYQVARSLEAFRNGGLFGRGPGEGQVKSVLPDAHADFILAVAGEEFGLIVCLIVVALFAFVVLRGFGRLLKENDLFTLLAGGGLLAQFGFQAIINMASTTHLIPPKGMTLPFVSYGGSSMLAMAYAMGMVLALTRERPGQGDIR; encoded by the coding sequence ATGAGCATCATGGCCCGCACCGACAGGAGCATTATCGGACGCTGGTGGTGGACCGTTGACCGCTGGCTGCTGGCGTCGTTGGCGGTTATCACCGCCGTCGGCGCCGTGTTGACTTTGGCGGCGTCGCCGGCGGTTGCCGTGCGCATCGGCTACGATCCTTTCTATTTCGCCCACCGCCAGTTTGTATTTCTGCCGGTCGCCATGCTGTTGATGCTTGCCGTCTCCATGCTGTCGCTTCAGGGCATTCGCCGGCTGGCCGTCGTCTGCCTTGCCGTCTCGATAATGATAATGGTGGCGACGATATTTGTCGGCGAGGAGATCAAGGGCGCCGTCCGCTGGATCAGGCTGGGCGGTTTCTCGTTGCAGCCGTCGGAGTTCGTCAAGCCCGGCCTCGTAGTGGTCGCCGCCTGGATGTTCGCCGAAAGACGCCTGGACGAGCGCTTCCCCGGTTATGCGTTATCGGGCGGCCTGTTCGCCCTGGTGGCCGGGCTTTTAATAATGCAGCCCGATGTCGGCATGACCATCATCGTCTCGGCGGTGTGGGGAATGCAGTTCTTCCTCGCCGGGTTGCCGCTGATTCTGGTTATGGCGATCGCCATGTTGTTTATCGGCGGCGGCGTCGGCGCTTATTTCACTTTCTCTCATGTGAGAGACCGCATTGACCGTTTCCTCGATCCCTCCGGCGAAGATGGTTATCAGGTTGCGCGGTCGCTGGAGGCCTTCCGCAACGGCGGACTGTTCGGGCGCGGGCCGGGAGAGGGACAGGTCAAGTCGGTTCTGCCCGACGCCCACGCCGATTTTATTCTGGCCGTCGCCGGCGAGGAGTTCGGCCTGATTGTCTGCCTGATCGTTGTCGCCCTGTTTGCCTTCGTGGTGTTGCGCGGATTCGGTCGCCTGCTCAAGGAGAACGACTTGTTCACCCTTTTGGCGGGGGGAGGCCTGCTGGCCCAGTTCGGCTTCCAGGCCATCATCAACATGGCTTCGACCACTCATCTGATCCCGCCCAAGGGCATGACCCTGCCGTTTGTTTCCTACGGCGGATCGTCGATGCTGGCGATGGCCTACGCGATGGGAATGGTGCTGGCGCTGACCCGCGAGCGCCCCGGACAGGGAGACATCCGATGA